One bacterium CG_4_10_14_0_2_um_filter_33_32 genomic window, GGTTTTTCCTGATTTTCTTCTTTTTTAGAAGTTTTCTCAGCATCGTTGTTGCTGATAAGCTCGTCATCTTTTTTATTATCTTCTATTTTCTTTTCTTTATTTTCATCCATCATATTTATCCTCTTTAGTCGCTAAAATTTTAAACCCGCTTTTCTGGCTCCATCAGCCAACTCTTTTATCTGACCATGATATTTAAACCCACCTTTATCAAAAACAACTTCTTTTATTTTCTTATCCAAGGCTTTTTTACCTATCTCCTCACCAACACTAAGAGCTGTCAACTTGCTTTTTTCATTTGCATTCGAGGCTGATACTAGAGTCTCTCCCTTTTTATCATCTATTAACTGAGCATAAATATATTTTGAACTTTTAAAAGCACTTAACCTTGGCCTTTCTTTGGTTCCAGATAATCTTGCTCTAACCCTATTATGTCTCAATTGTCTTTTTTCTTTTTTATTTATAATCATATACTACTCCTAACATTCTTTTAAGCTCCTGCGGATTTCAGGGCTTTACCAGCCTTTCTTCTAATCTTTTCTCCATCATACATTATACCCTTGCCTTTATAAGGTTCTGGTTTTTTTATTGCCCTAATCTTGGCAGCAAGTCTTCCCACTAATTCTTTATCTATACCAGAAATAGTTATCATTGTATTTTTTTCAACTTTGAATGAAATACCTTTAGGGGCTTCAATCTCTACAGGATGAGAAAAACCAACATTTAAAGTTATTTTATCACCCTCTACTTGCGCTTTATAACCAACACCAACCATTTTAAGCTTTTTTTCAAAACCATCAGAAACGCCCTGCACCATATTTGATATCAAGGCTCTAATCAAACCATGGAGTTCTCTTGCTTTTTTATCTTCAGACTTTCTAGAAACTTTAATAATATTATCTTCTTTAACAACTGTAACTTCATTAGGCAATTCACGCGATAGCTCACCCTTCAATCCTTTTACTTTAATCAAAGTGTCATGTAATTCTATATTTACATCTTCTGGAATTTTTATTTGAACTTTACCAACATTAGACATAATTTCTCCTATATCTACCAAACTTCTAGCAATAATTCTCCACCTACTCCCTTTTCCTTAGCCTGAGTATCCGTTAAAATACCTTTTGAAGTAGAAATAATAACTCGACCCTTGCCCCTTTTAATATTTGGAATATGCATTTTATCGATATAAACCCTTCTGCCTGGCTTGCTGATTCTCTTGATAATATTAATCGCTGGATAACTATTAATATATCTAAGAGTAACCAAAAGACAATCTTTACCTTGATTTTTATCTTTCTTGACATTTTCTATAAACTTTTCTTTTTTCAATATTTCCAGTATCTCTTGCTTCATCTTTGAATCCCAAATAGAAACTTCCTTCTTCCCAGAAGCTAAACCATTTCTTATTATTGTTATCATTTCACTGATTGGATCAGTTAATACCATTTTTTCCTCCGTAAGTCCTGCTTACCAAGAGCTTTTAGTAACTCCAGGTATTTCTCCTTTATTTGCCTTTTCTCTAAAGCAAATTCTGCATAAATGAAATTTACTTAAAAACCCACGCGACCGACCGCAAATTACACAGCGATTTACTTTTCTTGTTGAATATTTTGGCTTTTTTTCTGCTTTCAATACTAAAGATTTTTTAGCCATTAATAATGCTCCTTATTTTGAAGATTTCTTAAAAGGAAATCCAAATTCTTCTAAAAGTTTTTTTGCATCCTTATCATTCTTTGTGCTTATCACAATACTTATCTCTAACCCAAAATTAGATTCTTCGCTAACCGCTTCTGGAAAAATAGTAATCTCTTTTATGCCTAAAGTGTAATTACCTTTTCCATCAAATGCTTTATCACTCAATCCTCTAAAATCCCTGACTCTCGGTAAGGCAACTGATATAAGCCTATCAAAAAATTCATACATTATATTATTTCTAAGAGTTATTTTAGCTCCTATGGGCATACCTTCTCTAAGTTTAAATGCCGCAATAGATTTTTTTGCTTTCGTAATAATCGCCTTCTGTCCGGAAATATTTGCTAAAATATCAGCTGCACGAGGTAAAAGTTTTGAGTTTTCAATATTTTTACCTATAGAAGTATTAATAACTATCTTCTCAATTCTGGGAACCTGAAAAATATTTTTGAATCGGGGATCCTTCAAAAAAGATGGTATAATCTTCTTTTTGTATTCTTCTTTCAATCTCGGCATCAGACTATTTCCTTGCATTTCTTACATTTCCTTTCTTTCTTGTCTTTTATTATTTCATAACCTATTCTGGTCGGTTTATTACATTTTCCACACAAAAGCATGACATTCGATATATTCATTGGACCAGGAAATTCAGTTAAACCGCCTTTAGGGCTTTTTTTTGTAGGTTTTAAGTGCTTCTTTCTCATATTCATTCCACCTACAATAACTTTACCTTTTTCAGGAAAAACTTTTTCAACTTTTCCAGTTTTACCATTGTCTTTACCGGCAATTATTAATACGGTATCGTTTTTCTTTATTTTCATCTTAAACTACCTCCGCTGCTTGAGAGATTATTTTGTTATAACCCCTATCTTTTAGTTCTCTTGGAATCGGACCAAAAATTCTACTGCCTCTTGGATTACCATCCTTATCAACGATAACGCCTGCATTATCATCAAACCTTACAGTCGATCCATCTGCTCTTTTCTGTTCTTTTCTTGTTCGAGCAATAACAACTCTTACAATATCTTTTTTCTTCACGACCCCTCTAGGAGAAGCAGATTTTACAGAAGAAATTACTATATCGCCTAAATAAGCATAACGATGTCTTGTACCGCCAAGGATTCTAATGACAGCAAGATTTTTTGCCCCAGTATTATCAGCAACCCTTAATCGTGTTCCAACGCTGATCATTTCTTCTCCTCCTCTTTTTTCCCAACTACAGCCCACTTCTTGTCTTTGCTTATAGGTTTAGACTCTACAATAACAACAACATCACCAACTTTATAAGTATTCTCGGGATCATGAGCTTTGTATCTTTTAGCAACTTTATATCTTTTCTTATATACTGGATGCTTTTTGAAGCTTTCTGTTCTTACCACAACAGTTTTATCCATTTTATCCGAAACCACTATACCAACTAATTTTCGTGTTTTTTTATTTAATTCTTTTTTATTTTCCATCTTTTTTCTCCTGGTTTTTCCCAAAATCTTCCCATTGTTTTGCTGAAATTATAGTTAAAATTCTTGCAATTTTCTTTTTTGTATTGAATACTTCTCTATGGTTTTTTAATTTACCTTGAGCAAGCTGAAATTTCATATCAACAAGTTTTTTTCTTGATTCGTCTAATTCTTTATATAAATCCTTTATTTGTTTTTTTGCTAATTCTTTTACTTGGCTTTTCATTATTCTTCCTCTTTGAAAACAATTTTCGTTTTTATGGGCAACTTGTCAGCAGCCAGTTTTAAGGCTTCAGAAGCAACATTTTTAGGCACGCCATCCATCTCAAATATTATTCTCCCCGGCTTAACGACCGCTACAAAGTGGTCTAATGCACCCTTACCGCCTCCCATTCTTGTTTCAGCTCCAGTTTTTGTTACTGGTTTTGCAGGAAATATATTAATCCATATTTTACCGCCTCTTTTGATATATCTAGTCATTGCTCTTCTTGCAGCCTCAATCTGTCTAGATGTAATCCATGCTGACTCAAGAGCTTTAATACCATAGCTACCAAATTCTAACATAAATCCGCGAGTAGCCTTACCTGCTCTTTTTCCCCTGTGCTCTTTTCTGTATTTTAATTTTCTTGGCATTAACATAATGGTACTCTTTATTTAGAACTTTTCTCCTCGATAGATCCAAACCTTTACCCCAATAACTCCATAAGTTGTATAAGATCTTCCTGTAGCGTA contains:
- a CDS encoding 50S ribosomal protein L18 produces the protein MIINKKEKRQLRHNRVRARLSGTKERPRLSAFKSSKYIYAQLIDDKKGETLVSASNANEKSKLTALSVGEEIGKKALDKKIKEVVFDKGGFKYHGQIKELADGARKAGLKF
- a CDS encoding 50S ribosomal protein L6, translating into MSNVGKVQIKIPEDVNIELHDTLIKVKGLKGELSRELPNEVTVVKEDNIIKVSRKSEDKKARELHGLIRALISNMVQGVSDGFEKKLKMVGVGYKAQVEGDKITLNVGFSHPVEIEAPKGISFKVEKNTMITISGIDKELVGRLAAKIRAIKKPEPYKGKGIMYDGEKIRRKAGKALKSAGA
- a CDS encoding 30S ribosomal protein S8, giving the protein MVLTDPISEMITIIRNGLASGKKEVSIWDSKMKQEILEILKKEKFIENVKKDKNQGKDCLLVTLRYINSYPAINIIKRISKPGRRVYIDKMHIPNIKRGKGRVIISTSKGILTDTQAKEKGVGGELLLEVW
- a CDS encoding type Z 30S ribosomal protein S14, which produces MAKKSLVLKAEKKPKYSTRKVNRCVICGRSRGFLSKFHLCRICFREKANKGEIPGVTKSSW
- a CDS encoding 50S ribosomal protein L5, which encodes MPRLKEEYKKKIIPSFLKDPRFKNIFQVPRIEKIVINTSIGKNIENSKLLPRAADILANISGQKAIITKAKKSIAAFKLREGMPIGAKITLRNNIMYEFFDRLISVALPRVRDFRGLSDKAFDGKGNYTLGIKEITIFPEAVSEESNFGLEISIVISTKNDKDAKKLLEEFGFPFKKSSK
- a CDS encoding 50S ribosomal protein L24, whose translation is MKIKKNDTVLIIAGKDNGKTGKVEKVFPEKGKVIVGGMNMRKKHLKPTKKSPKGGLTEFPGPMNISNVMLLCGKCNKPTRIGYEIIKDKKERKCKKCKEIV
- a CDS encoding 50S ribosomal protein L14 — its product is MISVGTRLRVADNTGAKNLAVIRILGGTRHRYAYLGDIVISSVKSASPRGVVKKKDIVRVVIARTRKEQKRADGSTVRFDDNAGVIVDKDGNPRGSRIFGPIPRELKDRGYNKIISQAAEVV
- a CDS encoding 30S ribosomal protein S17, with translation MENKKELNKKTRKLVGIVVSDKMDKTVVVRTESFKKHPVYKKRYKVAKRYKAHDPENTYKVGDVVVIVESKPISKDKKWAVVGKKEEEKK
- the rpmC gene encoding 50S ribosomal protein L29, with protein sequence MKSQVKELAKKQIKDLYKELDESRKKLVDMKFQLAQGKLKNHREVFNTKKKIARILTIISAKQWEDFGKNQEKKDGK
- a CDS encoding 50S ribosomal protein L16, which gives rise to MLMPRKLKYRKEHRGKRAGKATRGFMLEFGSYGIKALESAWITSRQIEAARRAMTRYIKRGGKIWINIFPAKPVTKTGAETRMGGGKGALDHFVAVVKPGRIIFEMDGVPKNVASEALKLAADKLPIKTKIVFKEEE